The following are encoded together in the Xanthobacter autotrophicus Py2 genome:
- a CDS encoding two component transcriptional regulator, winged helix family (PFAM: response regulator receiver; transcriptional regulator domain protein~KEGG: nha:Nham_3683 two component transcriptional regulator, winged helix family) gives MVGQSKGGETGWRIIVVDDEEALRETVAEYLAGQGFRVRSAASGRDLDTLLAAEPADLILMDVHMPGEDGLTLARRIRSAAATPIIMLTAADDIVDRVAGLEVGADDYVVKPFDLRELKARIRAVLRRYTAVPPPTHEPPPANGAVPAGADLVPCGVVFLDMEAHCLVRRDGTREMLTAMEFDLLRVFLQNPNRVLTRDRLLDLAHDRDNEPFDRSIDVRVTRLRKKIEADPAKPQAIKTVRGVGYLFVPGPRGT, from the coding sequence ATGGTGGGGCAATCGAAGGGCGGGGAGACGGGCTGGCGCATCATCGTGGTGGACGACGAGGAAGCGCTGCGCGAGACCGTGGCCGAATATCTCGCCGGCCAGGGATTTCGCGTGCGCTCGGCCGCGAGCGGGCGCGATCTCGACACTCTGCTGGCCGCCGAGCCGGCTGACCTCATCCTCATGGACGTGCACATGCCGGGAGAGGATGGCCTCACCCTCGCCCGCCGCATCCGCTCCGCCGCCGCGACGCCCATCATCATGCTGACCGCGGCCGACGACATCGTGGACCGCGTGGCGGGCCTTGAGGTCGGCGCCGACGATTATGTGGTGAAGCCCTTCGACCTGCGCGAGCTGAAGGCGCGCATCCGCGCCGTGCTGCGCCGCTACACCGCGGTCCCGCCGCCCACGCACGAGCCACCTCCGGCGAACGGCGCCGTGCCCGCCGGTGCGGACCTGGTGCCGTGCGGCGTCGTCTTCCTGGACATGGAGGCCCACTGCCTCGTCAGGCGCGACGGCACGCGGGAGATGCTCACCGCCATGGAGTTCGACCTGCTGCGTGTGTTCCTGCAGAACCCCAACCGCGTCCTCACCCGCGACCGGCTGCTCGACCTTGCCCACGACCGGGACAACGAGCCGTTCGACCGCAGCATCGACGTGCGGGTGACGCGCCTGCGCAAGAAGATCGAAGCCGATCCGGCCAAGCCCCAGGCCATCAAGACGGTGCGGGGCGTCGGCTACCTGTTCGTGCCCGGTCCCCGGGGCACATGA
- a CDS encoding aspartate/glutamate/uridylate kinase (PFAM: aspartate/glutamate/uridylate kinase~KEGG: rpd:RPD_0593 aspartate/glutamate/uridylate kinase): MANTTAELEALLSQRSLTDAQLLAAAETSADFRILPDATVLKIGGQSVIDRGRAAVYPLIDEIVAARKNHKLLIGTGAGTRARHLYSIAAELNLPAGVLAQLGASVADQNAEMLGQLLAKHGISKVDGAGLSAVPLYLAEVNAVVFGGMPPYSLWTRPAPEGVIPPYRTDAGCFLLAEQFGCKQMIFVKDENGLYSANPKTDKDATFIPKISVDEMKARGLADSILEFPMLDLLKKARHVREVQVVNGLIPGNLTRALAGEHVGTIITAS; encoded by the coding sequence ATGGCCAATACGACGGCGGAGCTCGAAGCGCTCCTCTCGCAGCGATCGCTGACCGACGCGCAGCTTCTGGCGGCGGCGGAGACCTCGGCGGACTTCCGCATCCTGCCGGACGCGACCGTGCTCAAGATCGGCGGGCAGAGCGTCATCGACCGCGGCCGCGCCGCCGTTTACCCGCTCATCGACGAGATCGTCGCCGCCCGCAAGAACCACAAGCTGCTCATCGGCACCGGCGCCGGCACCCGCGCCCGCCACCTGTATTCCATCGCGGCGGAGTTGAACCTGCCGGCGGGCGTGCTCGCCCAGCTCGGCGCCTCGGTGGCCGACCAGAACGCCGAGATGCTGGGCCAGTTGCTGGCCAAGCACGGCATCTCCAAGGTGGACGGCGCCGGGCTCTCGGCCGTGCCGCTCTACCTTGCGGAAGTCAACGCCGTGGTGTTCGGCGGCATGCCGCCCTATTCGCTGTGGACGCGCCCCGCCCCCGAGGGCGTCATCCCGCCCTACCGCACCGACGCCGGCTGCTTCCTTCTGGCCGAGCAGTTCGGCTGCAAGCAGATGATCTTCGTGAAGGACGAGAACGGCCTCTACAGCGCCAACCCGAAGACCGACAAGGACGCCACCTTCATCCCGAAGATCTCGGTGGACGAGATGAAGGCGCGGGGGCTCGCCGACTCGATCCTCGAGTTCCCCATGCTCGACCTGCTCAAGAAGGCGCGCCACGTGCGCGAGGTGCAGGTCGTGAACGGCCTCATCCCCGGCAACCTGACCCGCGCGCTCGCCGGCGAGCATGTCGGCACCATCATCACCGCGAGCTGA
- a CDS encoding hypothetical protein (KEGG: bja:blr6132 hypothetical protein): MTISTLITGKTRTGTTRNWSRTARRLVGTLVVAGTLACGIASAAAEQAVSLFKIITVRDEIVVGVGPQDAAALGGSDVTAVGRALKGGGELTVWQYAVRKAPDGELEQAPLRRISIIGNDSLRVEPYATPLRVVAPK, from the coding sequence ATGACCATTTCCACACTTATCACCGGCAAGACGCGCACCGGCACGACACGGAACTGGTCGCGCACCGCGCGCCGCCTCGTCGGCACCCTCGTGGTGGCCGGCACCCTTGCCTGCGGGATCGCAAGTGCCGCGGCGGAGCAAGCCGTCAGCCTGTTCAAGATCATCACCGTGCGCGATGAGATCGTGGTGGGGGTGGGACCGCAGGATGCCGCAGCCCTCGGCGGCAGCGATGTCACGGCGGTCGGGCGCGCGCTCAAGGGCGGCGGCGAGCTGACGGTCTGGCAATATGCCGTGCGCAAGGCGCCGGACGGCGAGCTGGAGCAGGCGCCGCTGCGCCGCATCAGCATCATCGGCAACGACAGCCTGCGCGTTGAGCCCTATGCCACCCCGCTGCGGGTGGTCGCCCCCAAATGA
- a CDS encoding magnesium-translocating P-type ATPase (TIGRFAM: ATPase, P-type (transporting), HAD superfamily, subfamily IC; magnesium-translocating P-type ATPase~PFAM: cation transporting ATPase domain protein; Haloacid dehalogenase domain protein hydrolase; E1-E2 ATPase-associated domain protein~KEGG: nha:Nham_4377 magnesium-translocating P-type ATPase) gives MNIVSETSRQKRPASLRTFWTQPPEATCALLGCGHDGLSTDDAAGRLAQYGPNSDVEAKADSLARAIFRRLLEPLSLILLAAGIVSVLTGDAVGGSIIVVILVVSIGLDTVQEGHAARTAEILRRSVALKAEVKRDGVFREIEVDQVVPGDLLRVRAGDIIPADALILESRAFTAGEAALTGEPYPVEKRAGPSAGESPGEATNALFRGAVAQTGEALALVVSTGRNTVFGAAASALAQAQLPSPFERDLHQFGLVIARLTLGLVLVVLATRVAFGRPALDSLMFAVALAVGLTPELLPMITTVTLARGAMRMASRKVIVKRLASIHDLGAMTVLCTDKTGTLTSAEITLARSLDAAGADDPRAARLGAVAADLGGDRGALDAALVASSVDASKGWALSGRQAFDFSRRLGSVLAAGPEGPLLIVKGAPEAVLALCTAQRAGDVRSPMGETERALALQAVHAMAREGLRTIAIASRAWSGATHEIEADDERELVFEGLCAFADPPKATAATAIARLGAAGVRLKILSGDDPIVVKRLAGLVRLNTQTVLSGTDIAALSDDALAVQVQTVDAYGRLAPDQKSRIVKALQARGEVVGFLGDGINDAPALKGADIGLSVAGATGVAQAAADMILLASDLEVVADGVQEGRRTFANILKYVRMGASSNFGNMLSMAVASMALPFLPMLPTQILLNNLLYDLSEIGIPFDDVRPEATQRPQVWDMHGLLRFAGVMGPLSSLFDFLTFGALLFVFHATPDAFRTAWFLESMATQILVIFIIRTNGRPWQDLPSPALAISSLVALLVAIALPFTPMGAWFGFEAPPPAMILGIAGVVVTYLVCAELLKPLALSGRKRIGVSPGAP, from the coding sequence TTGAACATCGTCTCCGAGACCTCCCGGCAGAAGCGACCCGCCAGCCTGCGCACCTTCTGGACCCAGCCCCCCGAAGCGACCTGCGCCTTGCTGGGCTGTGGGCACGACGGCCTAAGCACCGACGATGCCGCCGGCCGGCTTGCGCAATACGGGCCGAACAGCGACGTGGAGGCGAAGGCCGACAGCCTCGCCCGCGCCATCTTCCGCCGCTTGCTGGAGCCCCTCTCCCTCATCCTGCTTGCCGCCGGCATCGTCTCGGTGCTGACCGGCGATGCGGTGGGCGGGTCGATCATCGTGGTGATCCTGGTGGTCTCCATCGGGCTCGACACGGTGCAGGAAGGCCATGCCGCCCGGACGGCGGAGATCCTGCGCCGCTCAGTGGCGCTCAAGGCCGAGGTCAAGCGCGACGGCGTCTTCCGCGAGATCGAGGTGGACCAGGTGGTCCCCGGCGACCTCCTGCGGGTGCGGGCGGGCGACATCATCCCCGCCGATGCGCTGATCCTCGAAAGCCGGGCCTTCACCGCCGGCGAGGCCGCCCTCACCGGCGAGCCCTATCCGGTGGAGAAACGCGCCGGCCCGAGCGCGGGTGAAAGCCCGGGCGAGGCCACCAACGCCCTGTTCCGCGGTGCCGTGGCGCAGACCGGGGAGGCGCTCGCGCTCGTCGTCAGCACCGGTCGCAACACCGTGTTCGGTGCCGCCGCCTCGGCCCTGGCGCAGGCGCAGCTGCCCTCGCCGTTCGAGCGCGACCTGCACCAGTTCGGCCTCGTGATCGCCCGCCTGACGCTCGGCCTCGTGCTCGTCGTGCTGGCCACCCGGGTGGCGTTCGGACGCCCCGCGCTCGATTCGCTGATGTTCGCCGTGGCCCTGGCCGTCGGCCTGACGCCCGAACTCCTGCCCATGATCACCACCGTGACCCTGGCCCGCGGCGCCATGCGGATGGCCTCCCGCAAGGTCATCGTCAAGCGGCTGGCCTCGATCCACGATCTGGGTGCCATGACGGTGCTGTGCACCGACAAGACCGGCACCCTGACCTCCGCGGAGATCACGCTGGCCCGCAGCCTTGACGCGGCGGGAGCCGACGACCCGCGCGCCGCCCGGCTCGGCGCCGTCGCCGCGGACCTCGGTGGCGATCGCGGCGCGCTCGATGCGGCGCTGGTGGCAAGTTCCGTCGATGCCTCAAAAGGCTGGGCGCTGTCGGGCCGGCAGGCCTTCGATTTCTCCCGCCGGCTGGGGTCGGTCCTAGCTGCCGGACCCGAGGGTCCGCTGCTGATCGTGAAGGGCGCGCCGGAGGCGGTGCTTGCCCTGTGCACGGCGCAGCGGGCCGGCGATGTCCGCTCCCCCATGGGCGAGACCGAGCGCGCGCTTGCCCTCCAAGCCGTCCATGCCATGGCCCGGGAGGGGCTGCGGACCATCGCCATCGCGTCGCGGGCATGGTCCGGTGCCACCCATGAGATCGAGGCCGACGACGAGAGGGAGCTGGTGTTCGAGGGCCTGTGCGCCTTCGCCGATCCGCCCAAGGCCACGGCGGCCACCGCCATCGCCCGGCTCGGCGCCGCCGGCGTGCGGCTGAAGATCCTGTCCGGCGACGATCCCATCGTGGTAAAGCGCCTCGCCGGCCTCGTCAGGCTGAACACGCAGACGGTCCTGTCCGGCACCGACATCGCCGCGCTGAGCGACGACGCACTTGCCGTGCAGGTGCAGACCGTGGACGCCTACGGGCGCCTCGCCCCCGACCAGAAGTCGCGCATCGTCAAGGCCCTGCAGGCCCGCGGCGAGGTGGTCGGCTTTCTCGGCGACGGCATCAACGACGCCCCGGCCCTGAAGGGGGCGGACATCGGCCTGTCGGTGGCGGGGGCGACGGGCGTCGCCCAGGCTGCGGCCGACATGATCCTGCTCGCCTCGGACCTCGAAGTGGTGGCCGATGGCGTCCAGGAAGGCCGGCGGACCTTCGCCAACATCCTCAAGTACGTGCGCATGGGTGCGAGTTCCAACTTCGGCAACATGCTGTCCATGGCGGTGGCCTCCATGGCCTTGCCGTTCCTGCCCATGCTGCCGACGCAGATCCTGCTCAACAACCTGCTCTACGATCTCTCGGAGATCGGCATCCCGTTCGACGACGTGCGCCCGGAGGCGACACAGCGGCCGCAGGTCTGGGACATGCACGGCCTGCTGCGCTTCGCCGGGGTGATGGGGCCGCTCTCCTCGCTGTTCGATTTCCTGACCTTCGGCGCCCTGCTGTTCGTGTTCCACGCCACGCCCGATGCATTCCGCACCGCGTGGTTCCTGGAATCCATGGCGACGCAGATCCTCGTCATCTTCATCATCCGCACCAATGGCCGGCCGTGGCAGGACCTGCCCAGCCCGGCGCTGGCCATCTCCTCGCTGGTGGCGCTGCTGGTGGCGATTGCGCTGCCCTTCACGCCCATGGGCGCCTGGTTCGGCTTCGAGGCGCCGCCGCCCGCCATGATCCTCGGCATCGCCGGCGTGGTCGTCACCTATCTTGTCTGCGCCGAGCTGCTGAAGCCCCTGGCCTTGAGCGGGCGAAAGCGCATCGGGGTCTCGCCCGGCGCACCGTGA
- a CDS encoding aspartate/glutamate/uridylate kinase (PFAM: aspartate/glutamate/uridylate kinase~KEGG: nwi:Nwi_0950 aspartate/glutamate/uridylate kinase) has product MSDTSNGIKHVASPLARQTLLDGQLTRPVAGVKPIRLLPWLQVVKIGGRAIMDRGPKAILPIVDEIRKLLPEHRLLILTGAGIRARHLYGVGLDLGLPVGSLSPLAASEAGQNGHILASLLAPEGVSYVEHPTIASQLSIHLSAARAVVGSGFPPYHHHEFPDSRIPTHRADTGAFLLADALGAAGLTIVEDVDGVYSTDPNGPDGASAKFLPEVSAADLAASEGTLPFDRALLDVMATARHIERVQVVNGLVPGRLTSALRGERVGTIVHTAARRN; this is encoded by the coding sequence ATGTCTGATACTTCCAACGGCATCAAGCACGTCGCCTCGCCGCTCGCGCGCCAGACCCTCCTCGACGGCCAGCTCACCCGCCCCGTCGCCGGCGTCAAGCCCATCCGCCTGCTGCCCTGGCTGCAGGTGGTGAAGATCGGCGGCCGCGCCATCATGGATCGCGGCCCGAAGGCGATCCTTCCCATCGTGGACGAGATCCGCAAGCTGCTGCCCGAGCATCGGCTGCTGATCCTCACCGGCGCCGGCATCCGCGCCCGCCATCTCTATGGCGTCGGCCTCGACCTCGGCCTGCCGGTGGGCTCGCTCTCCCCGCTCGCCGCCAGCGAAGCCGGCCAGAACGGCCACATCCTCGCCTCGCTGCTGGCGCCCGAAGGCGTCTCCTACGTGGAGCACCCGACCATCGCGAGCCAGCTCTCGATCCATCTCTCCGCCGCCCGCGCGGTGGTGGGCAGCGGCTTCCCGCCCTATCACCACCACGAGTTCCCGGACTCGCGCATCCCGACCCACCGGGCCGACACCGGCGCGTTCCTGCTCGCCGATGCGCTGGGCGCGGCGGGCCTCACCATCGTGGAGGACGTGGACGGCGTCTATTCCACCGATCCGAACGGTCCTGACGGCGCCTCGGCGAAGTTCCTGCCCGAGGTCAGCGCCGCCGACCTTGCCGCCAGCGAGGGCACGTTGCCCTTCGACCGCGCGCTGCTCGACGTGATGGCCACCGCCCGCCACATCGAACGGGTGCAGGTTGTGAACGGCCTGGTGCCGGGCCGCCTTACGTCCGCCCTGCGCGGCGAGCGTGTGGGCACCATCGTCCACACGGCCGCCCGCCGCAACTGA
- a CDS encoding globin (PFAM: globin~KEGG: bja:blr2807 probable bacterial hemoglobin): MHDDQIGLLETSFAELSTDRDAAAALFYERLFVLDPALKRLFGDTDMAGQGQKLFAALDLVVASLRHLDKVVPVLEQLAVRHVHYGVRDAHYATVGAALIETLSLYFGPRFSMELRRAWSDAYEVVAGVMIAAAHGVTAEADVAGNLLSRPAFAGAL; this comes from the coding sequence ATGCACGACGACCAGATCGGGCTTCTCGAAACCAGCTTCGCCGAGCTTTCCACGGACCGGGACGCGGCAGCCGCGCTGTTCTACGAGCGGTTGTTTGTGCTTGATCCGGCGCTGAAGCGGCTGTTCGGGGATACGGACATGGCGGGGCAGGGGCAGAAGCTCTTCGCCGCGCTGGATCTTGTCGTCGCCTCGCTGCGGCACCTGGACAAGGTGGTTCCGGTGCTGGAGCAGCTCGCCGTGCGCCATGTCCACTATGGCGTGCGCGACGCCCATTACGCGACGGTGGGCGCGGCCCTGATCGAGACCCTGTCGCTCTATTTCGGTCCCCGCTTCTCCATGGAGCTGCGCCGGGCCTGGTCCGATGCCTACGAGGTCGTGGCCGGCGTGATGATCGCTGCGGCCCATGGCGTCACCGCCGAGGCCGACGTGGCCGGCAATCTCCTTTCGCGCCCCGCCTTCGCGGGCGCGCTCTGA
- a CDS encoding PAS/PAC sensor hybrid histidine kinase (TIGRFAM: PAS sensor protein~PFAM: response regulator receiver; ATP-binding region ATPase domain protein; histidine kinase A domain protein; PAS fold-4 domain protein; PAS fold domain protein~SMART: PAS domain containing protein~KEGG: eba:ebA6722 histidine kinase): MTSALDTQEIVPDGGGDASLVRLSDLGLFTALFQSIPGRAVLLDSSGVCRFANQEFMDFLGRSRDEVIDRPVQDFLEPSVFESYAPLMERVFGGEQVRRVAWVDYGRLGKRYLEEVISPYRVDLTGPVVGCFGVGRDLTDMKHQEMEIVRRTQAQMEAEAYHAAIVGTALDGIVVVDEEGSVVDFNPAAEQIFGYRKEEALGRSIAELLVPPELRAAHAAGMRSYLATGITRLIGRRLELPALLADGTRIPIELAITDVTRGERRLFAAHMRDLRAAKRAEEEIKRQRNALHQKEKLAALGSLLAGVAHELNNPLSVVTGQTMLLREQVLKEANVRSGGLPTLDKVIQRCDRIETATHRCARIVRSFLDMARQREAERRSTNLADVAREAVELLGYNMRASGVKVSLDIAPGLPRLMLDAGQIHQVLLNLLVNAQQALEEKAGERRVAVSVAVDADRNAVLIRVADNGPGIAENIRSRIFDPFFTTKPQGVGTGIGLAVSRGLIEAHGGTLELGTGPDGGALFTIQLPLEEVAAEAPPAGPQEHAHDAAGAHLGSVLIIDDEPDIAALLAEIAEGSGYVAVVAHSGREAQALLARSVPGGRPADFVGILCDIRMPDGDGPSLYNWLLSHRPDLSTRIGFISGDTLGPSAGRFLARSGCPLIEKPFTPADVRAFLGALVRDAAPPPETTETRRTES, from the coding sequence ATGACATCGGCTCTCGACACGCAGGAGATCGTGCCGGACGGCGGCGGCGATGCGAGCCTTGTCCGGCTGTCCGACCTCGGCCTGTTCACGGCGCTGTTCCAGTCCATCCCCGGCCGCGCGGTGCTGCTGGACAGCTCCGGCGTCTGCCGCTTCGCCAACCAGGAGTTCATGGACTTTCTCGGGCGCAGCCGGGACGAGGTGATCGACCGGCCCGTGCAGGACTTCCTCGAGCCCAGCGTGTTCGAGTCCTACGCCCCGCTGATGGAGAGGGTGTTCGGCGGCGAGCAGGTGCGGCGTGTGGCCTGGGTGGATTACGGCCGCCTCGGCAAGCGATACCTGGAGGAGGTGATCTCGCCCTACCGGGTGGACCTCACCGGCCCGGTGGTCGGCTGCTTCGGCGTCGGCCGCGACCTCACCGACATGAAACACCAGGAGATGGAGATCGTCCGGCGCACGCAGGCGCAGATGGAGGCCGAGGCCTATCACGCCGCCATCGTCGGCACCGCCCTCGACGGCATCGTGGTGGTGGACGAAGAGGGCTCCGTGGTGGATTTCAACCCGGCTGCCGAACAGATCTTCGGCTACCGGAAGGAGGAGGCCCTCGGCCGCTCCATCGCCGAGCTGCTGGTGCCGCCGGAATTGCGCGCCGCCCACGCGGCAGGCATGCGATCCTACCTCGCCACCGGCATCACCCGGCTGATCGGCCGGCGGCTGGAGCTGCCGGCGCTGCTGGCTGACGGCACGCGCATCCCCATCGAGCTGGCCATCACCGACGTGACCCGTGGCGAGCGCCGGCTGTTTGCCGCGCACATGCGCGACCTGCGCGCCGCCAAGCGGGCGGAGGAGGAGATCAAGCGGCAGCGCAACGCGCTCCACCAGAAGGAGAAGCTTGCGGCGCTGGGCTCCCTGCTGGCCGGCGTCGCCCATGAACTGAACAACCCGCTGTCGGTGGTCACCGGCCAGACCATGCTGCTGCGCGAGCAGGTGCTGAAGGAGGCCAATGTGCGATCCGGGGGCCTGCCCACCCTGGACAAGGTGATCCAGCGCTGCGACCGCATCGAGACGGCAACGCACCGTTGCGCGCGGATTGTCCGCAGCTTCCTCGACATGGCGCGCCAGCGCGAGGCGGAGCGCCGGTCCACCAATCTCGCGGACGTGGCGCGTGAGGCCGTGGAACTGCTGGGCTACAACATGCGGGCCTCGGGGGTGAAGGTGTCCCTCGACATCGCGCCCGGCCTGCCGCGCCTGATGCTGGACGCCGGGCAGATCCACCAGGTTCTGCTCAACCTGCTGGTCAATGCCCAGCAGGCGCTGGAAGAGAAGGCCGGCGAGCGGCGCGTCGCCGTCTCGGTGGCGGTCGACGCGGACCGCAATGCGGTGCTGATCCGGGTCGCAGACAATGGCCCGGGCATCGCGGAGAACATCCGCTCGCGCATCTTCGATCCGTTCTTCACCACCAAGCCCCAGGGGGTCGGCACCGGGATCGGGCTTGCCGTCTCGCGCGGGCTGATCGAGGCCCATGGCGGCACGCTGGAGCTGGGCACGGGCCCCGATGGCGGCGCCCTGTTCACCATCCAGCTGCCGCTGGAGGAGGTCGCCGCCGAAGCGCCGCCAGCCGGCCCGCAGGAGCATGCGCATGACGCAGCCGGCGCGCATCTCGGATCGGTGCTGATCATCGACGACGAGCCGGACATTGCCGCCCTGCTCGCGGAGATCGCCGAAGGCAGCGGCTATGTGGCCGTGGTGGCGCACAGCGGCCGGGAGGCGCAGGCGCTGCTGGCGCGGAGCGTGCCGGGCGGCCGCCCGGCCGATTTCGTCGGCATCCTGTGCGACATCCGCATGCCCGATGGCGATGGCCCCAGCCTCTACAACTGGCTGCTCTCCCACCGGCCCGACCTGTCGACGCGGATCGGGTTCATTTCCGGCGACACGCTGGGGCCCTCGGCCGGGCGCTTCCTGGCCCGCTCGGGCTGCCCGCTCATCGAGAAGCCGTTCACCCCCGCCGATGTGCGCGCCTTCCTCGGGGCTCTCGTCCGCGACGCGGCCCCGCCGCCTGAAACAACTGAAACACGGCGGACCGAGAGCTGA
- a CDS encoding conserved hypothetical protein (KEGG: bja:blr5795 hypothetical protein), which translates to MSGIRKAQGRTALLRITLASGLALWLSAPLPAPAQEATAQEATVQEATVQEATWLAEAKAKLPATLVAGRVIHLDEEARKATIAVFPAGADSPATPGSVFTPLQVMEVNLKSDNGTLAVAMTTVRPRRPDEASADDDSEPYQAELRAALAPRRKAEPQVEPCRIKGWALNDTRHSLAVRAAPSAQAKVVGHLAPVRVTPESGQGSEEGWRVEFDITGYSHGWFRIAKATPPGTPYGDPPPRRYPRTYAGTGWIRASEAGGAYANSQMPVRRLLSAPHVDAPGEPPGADVAGPDGALSIDGTLVRLFACSANWALTESRDGRRGWWRGICSNQVTNCS; encoded by the coding sequence ATGAGCGGCATCCGGAAGGCGCAAGGCCGGACGGCCCTGCTCCGCATCACCCTCGCCTCCGGCCTCGCCCTCTGGCTTTCGGCACCGCTCCCGGCGCCGGCGCAGGAGGCCACGGCGCAGGAGGCCACGGTACAGGAGGCCACGGTACAGGAGGCCACCTGGCTCGCGGAGGCGAAGGCGAAGCTGCCAGCCACGCTGGTGGCGGGGCGCGTCATCCACCTCGACGAGGAGGCGCGGAAGGCCACCATTGCCGTGTTTCCCGCCGGAGCGGATTCGCCCGCCACCCCCGGCAGCGTGTTCACGCCCCTCCAGGTGATGGAGGTCAATCTCAAGTCGGACAACGGTACCCTCGCCGTGGCCATGACCACCGTGCGCCCCCGCCGGCCCGACGAGGCAAGCGCCGACGACGACAGCGAGCCCTACCAGGCCGAGCTGCGCGCGGCATTGGCACCCAGACGCAAGGCGGAACCGCAGGTGGAACCGTGCCGCATCAAGGGATGGGCGCTCAACGACACCCGCCACAGCCTCGCGGTGCGCGCCGCGCCATCGGCGCAGGCGAAGGTGGTGGGCCATCTCGCGCCGGTCCGCGTCACCCCCGAGTCCGGACAGGGCTCGGAAGAGGGGTGGCGGGTGGAATTCGACATCACCGGCTACAGCCACGGCTGGTTCCGCATCGCCAAAGCGACACCGCCCGGCACGCCTTATGGCGACCCGCCGCCCAGGCGCTATCCAAGGACCTATGCCGGCACCGGCTGGATCCGCGCCAGCGAAGCCGGCGGGGCCTATGCCAATTCGCAGATGCCGGTGCGGCGTCTGTTGTCCGCCCCCCATGTGGATGCACCGGGCGAGCCGCCGGGCGCCGACGTGGCCGGGCCGGACGGCGCGCTCTCCATCGACGGCACATTGGTGCGCCTGTTCGCCTGCTCGGCGAACTGGGCGCTGACCGAGAGCCGGGACGGCCGCCGCGGCTGGTGGCGCGGCATCTGCTCCAACCAGGTCACCAACTGCAGCTGA
- a CDS encoding GCN5-related N-acetyltransferase (PFAM: GCN5-related N-acetyltransferase~KEGG: rpe:RPE_3165 GCN5-related N-acetyltransferase), which produces MEQEQAVVVRPSREADVDAMLAIYRHHIRRGVEEGVDDGDTPQPDDLRERRKNLKSRRFPHLVATRGEVVVGYAYVVLFRKRPAYRYSVKHSIYVHHAHLGEGIGRHLMRGLIDACAAAGFRQMIGYIDADNTASLTLHEKFGFVRVGHLPGVAYRYGRWSDSVMVQRSLGPGSTTPPPPLPLSTR; this is translated from the coding sequence ATGGAGCAGGAGCAAGCTGTCGTCGTCCGCCCCTCGCGGGAAGCGGACGTGGATGCCATGCTGGCGATCTATCGCCACCATATCCGTCGCGGCGTCGAGGAAGGCGTGGACGATGGCGACACGCCGCAGCCCGACGACCTGCGCGAGCGCCGCAAGAACCTGAAGAGCCGGCGCTTCCCCCACCTCGTCGCAACCCGCGGCGAGGTAGTGGTGGGCTATGCCTATGTGGTGCTGTTCCGCAAGCGGCCGGCCTATCGCTACAGCGTCAAGCACTCGATCTACGTGCACCACGCGCATCTCGGTGAGGGCATCGGCCGCCACCTCATGCGCGGGCTGATCGATGCCTGCGCGGCGGCCGGCTTCCGCCAGATGATCGGCTATATCGACGCCGACAACACCGCCTCGCTGACGCTGCACGAAAAGTTCGGATTCGTGCGCGTGGGCCATCTGCCGGGGGTGGCCTATCGCTATGGACGCTGGTCGGACAGCGTGATGGTGCAACGCTCGCTGGGCCCCGGCTCCACCACCCCGCCGCCGCCGCTGCCCCTCTCCACCCGCTGA